aacattttctctagtTCAGCATTATTGTGGCTTGTAGGTTAGCTTTGTAAAGTGCTCGCTCTGCGCTATTGGCCTGCACTAGAGAGGCTGCTTTAGCTCAAGtgttgtttatattttacaaaGAGGTGCAGCATATTCAGACTTCTATAAGAGACACTCTCAGTTAATACGGACCACAGCACACATCTCCTGGCTGCTgacatgcaaaacacacacatgcactctcaAGTTATCCAAGAGGTACTGGTTAAGACTGTTTGTCTGCCAAGATTCTCAATGAAAGAAAGGGAAATTACACCCCCAGTTCTTCACACCCAAATAGTTCCTGTCACcactgagaggagagagatgttGTTCTTGGTCTGTCACCAGACCAAGCAAACAGGCTGGGAGGAAAAGTAGCCAGCACATAATATGTGTGAGTCTGAAGTGCATGAGTGAATGAGTACatatgtgtatgtctgtgtgcattTACTGTGAATCTATGCACATAAATGTTTATTCCAAGACAGGATGTTGTTGCAGAAAGCCATGTTTCATCTTGGGAAATATTCCTATACACACATTCATGTTCTTAATTCTGCTAGAATCCttttcattcacaaacacagaACATTTTTTACTATACTGACATTAATCAATTTTTCAACATTAACAAAGGCAGCTGTTGTCAGGGGAACCTGTACCCATGTCAGAAAAGAGCTGGCAATAGTTTGGTGAGGTTAGAGCAAATGAGTGGTCATCCTGTGCCCTGCTTTCTGCACACTCTAGAAAAGGGGTGGATAAttatttcccaaggggccacatgagagactgggactgttgtggatgTCTGCACCAATAAGCCcataaagagataaaattaatattgaacaGAATTGAGTTCGGcttattggtgcagccctccacaGCAGTACCAATTTCACATGttgccccttgggaaaattaattgcccacccctgctagAGTATTTCCAGTTCTGAGAACCTGTCGGAAGCAGGTTATCTCCTACTGTGTGCTACATTGGAAAAAGGGCAAACAGGCGATGTCAGACTTGATTTCTGCAACGCTGTCCGAAGTTCATTAGGGACTCTGCTAAATATGCAACTTGAATGTGGTCATCATATTCAACCAGCAGGTGTTTTGCTCTGTCTGGCTGTATCCACTAACAACTTTATAAAGTAATCCTGTCTGTTTGCTTGTTCAGTCTTCCCCCGTGATATGTAATATAATAATGTAGCTTGAATAAAAGAGGCTTTTAGACAGCAGTGCTGTGGCAGTTTTTAATGCAGGTTTTACTGTGGGTGGATTGCTGTGGGGTACAGGTAATTATGGAATGTGAATCAGCAAGTGTagtgtaaaaataatttaatgccAACACTACAAGGTTTGTTTTCACAATTTccaatgaaaacaaacattttactgcagaagtctttatgtatttttttttcttttattctcgTGAAATCCCCTGATAGTCAAGTGAGGTTCTTGCAGTTTCCCTCCTTTTGTTTTGAGTTATATCAGCTAATTTTGATCTGCACTTGGATCTCAGATTTGTTGCCTTAAATATGGGAAATGCAGTATGAGTGAATGTATTGCATGTCCATGTAGATATCTGAATCAAGACTTCCACACTGGCATCACTTTGTACAATTGGTAATGGCTACATTCTGTATTCAAGCCACTGGATGTGCAAGAAGCCTCCGCAGCAAGGTTTTAGTGCCTTTTCTCTTGTTAATTTAGTGGATTAATTTTTAAtggtgggcagcacggtggcgtagtggttagcgctgctgcctcacagatagaataccatctggaaggcctgggttcgattccaccttggcccaggcctctcccgctctctgtgtggagtttgcatgttctccccgtgcttgcgtgggtttcctccgggtactccggtttcctcccacattccaaagacatgcacttactggggttaggttaattggctgctctaaattgcccataggtgtgaatgtgagtgtgtaaggttgttcgtctttctgtgttggccctgtgacaggccggcaacctgttcagggtgtaccctgcctctcgccctatgacagctgggataggctccagcccccccgcgaccctgaccaggataagcggaagcgaatggatggatggatggaatttttaATGGTAAAAATAGTCTGAATGTCCATTTAAGAAACATGAATGCTGCCACAGGAGACAATATGTATTGTCTGGTTAAATGAAACTCTGCACAAAcgtactaaataaataaactctgCGTCCCCTTTTCCTGTGTATTTTCTCAGGCACTGGGGAAAGTGGGAAGAGCACGTTCATCAAACAGATGAGGATCATCCACGGCGCTGGTTACTCTGACGAGGACAAAAGGGGTTTTACCAAGCTGGTCTATCAGAACATCTTCACATCCATGCAGGCCATGATCCGTGCCACGGAGACGCTCAAGGTCCCCTACAAATATGAGCACAACAAGGTAAGTGGGTTCTTTCACTCAGGCTTTTCAAATTCTCCAATTTAAATGGCATGGGGAGGTCAGGGTGGCAAATAGtttgagagagagtgagagtgactCTACAGTGCGGTACAGTTTGCTTGTGTATTTTTAGAGTGCCGGCTATCTTATTTGTAACAGTCATCCATAATCATTTCCCCTTCTTTTATAGACTTCCTGTGTCCTTAAAGCACTCAAGTACTCATCACAcccttttgtgtatttgtgtttgcatATTTCCATCAAATTCATGCAtgtttatacagtaccagtcaaaggtttggacacatgtATACACACTATCCCTGCTACTACACTTAATACTATACCCCACAGCACTTGCTCAAATTTCAccttactttttgtatttaacACTTCAGCAGGTCCTCTTTGTTGTAGTTGAGTTACCCTGGTGTTGACAGATTTGGGAACTGGTACAGAGAGTTCTTGCTCAAAGTTTCTTCCATGTGaaagtgacaaattaaaggaaatggTGCATAGGAGTCCACACCTTGGCAACCATTCTATTTCAGGTGATGGCTGGCCATGCTCTTCAGTTTCTCTGTGTCAGACTACAGTCCAGGCTGATCTTTAATGAAAGGGTTTTCTAGAGATTTTGGTTTAGAAggttgtgtttagtttgtttgtcagtattttcattttcctAAAAGAAGTGATTGCAAATAGACCGCTGGATCCTGTTCATTGGATTAGAGGTGTGCAAAGATGCcctaatatatttttttcaggaATTGCTTTAAGCATTGCTTGATTAATAATGATTTTGGACAGCTTAGAACTATTGATTGATGCACAGTTCCATCATGTGTCTgtcatttatttgcattttaacttTGTATTCAGCCAGAGGGTGCCACCCAACAACTGCCATTATGTGTTGGTTAAATTATGTTGATATAGTTGAGCTATTTGAAAATTATTGGTTTTCATATAGCTCAGCTTTTAGTTGTAACATTTATCtcttaaactttgtttttcaaataGAAAGGTTTGAATAACTCAATTTCTGTCCTTTCTAAAGACATCAAATTTCTAATGTTGAACAACACGTCATTACCCCAGACATGCAGACTGTAACAAATGGTCACTAAGGGGGCCCAGTTACAAGCTGCTGCCTACCAAGTGTAAACTGTAGTGCAATTAAAACTTTGAGATTTAAAATGGcattttatctgtgcattaaCTTCGGCCATTTATGCAGCTGTGGTGAACGACTGTTTTCCATGCTTactttcacttcctgtcttgTGTGCATTCTCATGAAGAATGAAACTGAATGTGGTGTTTTAGTTATGCATTTTACCCACTATAAATGCTATAATTCAAAATATGCTGACTAAATGTAATAATACTatgatctatttttttttcttaaatatattttttaagaaaatgcagatAAGTTTCTGCTGTAAAATGTCTTCCCAAGCTTTTGGTTCATTGCACAGTTTTCATTTCAGTTAACTTGTGCATGTCAATACTGCGCATCCACTATCTGATCTATTGTAATAGTCGATTTGAGGTGTAAAGGTTTTAGTACCTGTGGTACTGGGTAGAATTAAGTATCCATTTAATAAACTCAGAGTTATGTGCACAATGAAACCATATAACCTGTCATAATTTCTACCCAACATCCCTGTGCTCTCATATGCATACGGGTAAAATGGGAAGTATTTTATCCTTGACAAAAGAGTTGACTGACATCACAAGggaagtgaaaatgaaaccCATCAATTATGTTTACAGTGTCTTTCTGGGCATTTATAGTAAATGTCACTGGATTGGGGTCTGAAGATAGCGACCCATTTAAGTAGGTCCCTATCTTCAGACCCCAATCCCCACATCATGTCCTAGTCATGTTCGGACTATGTGCTGTAGCCCTGTCTCTAATGCAGATCATGCAGACTCAACTACATGAGTCTCACTGCAGATAGAAACCATGTTTTGTCCTCTGGTGCTGGGCTTCAAGGCCTGTAGTGGCAGTTCAAGAAAATTCTTAACCTGTGATTAAAACGATCACTGATTTGTGAAGGGGATTTCTACATTAAGTCATCATGAAAAGTGATTACTCTTTTGGTAAAGTGAAACTGActtttttgtgcttgtgtgtatcTCTGTAAAGAGAGAGATGCATATGAAGTACAGAAGCTAGCAAGGGATAATATTTTCTGTCTCCAAGTACTGTTTACCATTATCTTTACAAGTATCCTGTGTAGTTTAATAAAATGGATTATTGTTCTCTGCTACTGTGCATAAGGCATTTCTTTTTGTCACACACAATTATGTTCTGCATCAACACGAAGgatttatgttatttagccatttAAGATCCAGGGTCTTGTTGAATGGTTTTATCCGAGCATGGCAGCTGCAAAGACAAATTCATGTCTGTTCTTCACATCATGGGCAAGGCTAAAGGCACCATAGACAGTGTAAAAGATGAACATAGCTACTTTGTCTCCCTATGAGTGTTTTTGCCATCACTGTCTTGCTTTGAAATCACACGTGACGAGAAGGGGCAAATCTATGTGTGAAACCACACACTTGATTGACTtattgtcaatcacaagtcctTAGCCAATGAATATACCTCATAAATTCCTTCTTCCTTCTTCCCAAAACACAGTATGACTAAAATTCACAAAATggacttatttttttctttttcaatacCTCATGTGGgtgaagtctttttgcaaccacatggctcaccccctggtggccattgtGAAGAATGTAGGTTGAAGTCACTACTGCTTTCTTCCCTTTCCATACATTTAACTGGCTTCCCTTGTTTCCCCTCCACCCAAAATTGTTTTGTCATTGGGTGGAAGTAAAGGGGAGAGGGGACCCCCCCTTTTCTGTGAAAAACAGTTTTGTCAGTGTATCAACTGTAAATATATAACTATTTATTGTTAACTACTTAATGTTGCATGCAGTAAAAGCTATTGGCTTAATTATAGAGGGAGAAAcactacatttttaattttgaaaaatggcCTCCCCCTCATTGACCCCACAGTGGTTTGGTACCCTGCCTGCCATCCCCTAACTCCTTCACTTTACAACCTGTAAACAAAGGAAGTGTGAGCCATTATGATTTACTTCTACAACCCAGTAAAACTAAACATATTTACTATTTACTATTGCAACCAGACTGTATTTTTATTAGCATATTACCTCATCATCTTGTGTGGCATCTGGCAGCCtccagttgctagggaaaaatgtgcatcaCATTACATCGCTTAACCTGTGTTTATGGAGAAAAGCGGTCTGTCTGCATTAAAATCATTACCGTTTTTAAGAGCTTTTGTTAGGTTTTTATTTCTGATAGAATTTTCTGATTTCCCGTGAACCCTCCCCAACTGGTTGTTGGCCCCCTCCATGGTACCGTTTTTAAAAATCGTGAAAACACCCCTGCAGCCCCTACACAGTGCTCACATTAAGTATCCACCATAATCATAAAGACTAGCAGTGCAGCACTGTTGGGAAACCTTTGCAGCATTCAGGCACATGTTGATCTCTTGCCACGGGACACAGGAGACTTTTAATGAGAATCTGGGGCGGCAAAACTTTCCCCTTAATAGGCCCAGTGGGATTTGTGCTTCAAATATTAGGTCCATGCTGAGCCTCAGGGTGCAAATAAATTTCTGGATATAGAATAAGTAAGTGAGACAAGGAAAATACTCCAGAGATAATTAGGACTACATAACCTGTACagctattgtttttttgtttgtttgttttttatattttgtgttattGAATGCTTGATGAAGGTTTGATAAGTTAAGTTTCTGTTATTCTTTGGCACTATTGAGTCTCAGTCAATCATAACACTTTGTCTCAATATGTTTTCCACCAGGCTCATGCCAACATTGTGAGAGAGGTGGACGTAGAAAAGGTCAATAAGTTCGAGAATCCTTACGTTGATGCAATCAAGAGCTTATGGAATGACCCGGGCATCCAGGAGTGTTATGATCGAAGGAGGGAATACCAGCTCTCGGACTCTACTAAATAGTGAGTAGAACGGACAGCGGTTCAGTGGAAACAGGTGTTACGCTGTTCAACAGATCAGGCTTCTAAAAGTTCTCGTGAAAGACTTTTCTGTTAGTTGAGAGATGACAAAGCTATGCTGTGGATTACCTTAACAAATTCTGGATTATTTTTACTCCCTGGCTCTTCAGTTACCTGAACTCACTGGATCGGATCGCTGAGCCATCCTACCTTCCCACCCAGCAGGATGTGTTGAGGGTTCGAGTCCCAACCACAGGCATTATTGAATACCCATTTGACTTGCAGAGTGTCATATTCAGGTGAGATCAGATTGTTGTTTAAAGTATGAAAACGTAATGTAGCCTAGAAGTCAGCAAAAGCACAGCCAGTGTTCACTGAAATGGTGTTTAGCACTTTAGCCGTTTGTATGATATTATTATAATAGCTTAATAACTTGGTAGAACTACCAGCCGACTTCATGAAGAGGAGATGGGAGTCTGGCTTACTCTGTGAAAGTTTAAAGACACTGACATGTTACCTGGGGCCTTTAAAGGACGTGCACCTCTGATGAGTACATTCATCTGATGGGTAAACTTGCAAGTAACATTGAGGATGAATATTTTATATGCAACGATgagtttataaaatatttaaaaatattgtgcTTTGTTAATGCAGATATTGGCTACATTAGGAGCGTTTTACACTGTGGTTGTTCTCTTTCCACTTATGTGAAGTATCTTACATTTAGTTTCTTTTTGAGGCTTTGAGTTTGCAGACATCTGATTTAAATCCACGGAATACCACAATAAGGCAACAGTGTCTTCACATGTGAACCATCTTGGGCctttctttaattaaataacATCCATGCTGGATTAACTCAAAAAGACATCCAAACAGACCTCTGCAGCTTATAGAGACGGTGTTTTCTCTCCTGCCGTGACAGGATGGTGGATGTTGgcggtcagaggtcagagaggaGGAAGTGGATCCACTGCTTTGAGAACGTCACATCAATCATGTTCCTGGTAGCGCTCAGCGAGTACGACCAAGTCTTGGTGGAGTCAGATAACGAGGTGAGTTTGGGATGCTCTAAATAATTTCCCTTTTGAAAATGGAAGCGTAGTTGTTTGTAAAGATGAAAGCTTTCCTTATTTAAAACACTGGAAATCAGATTCTCGAGCTGCTACGTATTGCTCCGCCTCTTTTTCCCTTGTAAATGATCAGCCAGCTGTTTTGAATGCTGCCTAAGGCCACGTCTCCCTCTTAAGATGAAtctgtgtcaggttttttttaagtgtattaATGAGCAggtgtgtgttcatatgtgtgtttgttttttagtttttggttTTGCGCCCAtgtgtttttcctcctttcttacGTCAAGCCGACATATTGTGCAAAGAGAGGACTGACCAGCTTCATGGCCTTTCTATTCCAGCATCATTAGATAGTTTTTATGatataatacataaaaaaaaaggacattctGCTTTGTGCTTTAAATAAGCAGCAACACTGAGATGTGTAAGCTTTCAGACCAGTTGTTTGAAATCAAGCGCGAgggagaaattaaaaacatgattgCCCTTCGCTCTCATCTTTACTGCTCTCCCTCTGGTGCtgtaaaacatttattaaaatctgTACTTAATCAGGTTGAAGGACTGGTGTTTAATTAACGACTAActatcttctttctttctttctttctttcttttcttcatcccatcccacacacatacacattcattcACATATACTCTCTCTGTAGAACCGGATGGAGGAGAGTAAAGCTCTGTTTAGGACAATAATTACATACCCCTGGTTCCAAAACTCCTCAGTCATTCTGTTCCTCAACAAGAAGGACCTGTTGGAGGAGAAGATCATGTACTCTCATCTGGTTGACTACTTCCCAGAATATGATGGTGAGTGTCCATCTTCCCCTGGGAAGTTGGAATTAAGAGTGTTTatcaagtgtttaaaaaaaatcagaactcAAAAATCAGGACTCTTGAGCTGTTTTTGACTAAAGATATCATGTTCTGTTCATTAAACTGGAAAATTATGTTCAAAGATGCCCTGCTATTCCACTGTTTGTtaagcctcagtcacacagaccaaTTGGTTAACCTCTCCGTCAACCTCCAGGTGTTAGGGAAAAATTTGAATTCCCCTGCTGGCTGGTGAGTAGTTGCTGGATGTAACAAGGTGAAATCCATCACAAAGAGGGTGCCTCATGATTCCTTCGTTTACTAGCAGATTGTCTCAGTTGCCCGTAGTTTGCACGGACAATGCCGACTTGTATGCAAGTACTCGCCAACTACTTGAAAATTTGCCCGAGTGGttgttaaatatgaaaaaagtgtgactcaaactggaaatggagccTGTTAGCCTCCAAAGTAAAAGTGCCTCACcactgcaaccaacacatttcaaaaggcgcAACTTTCCCTTGGAAGGCATActgtctctgtttccagtttacaTTGTACTTATCACAGATTCACTACTGCTCATTGAGTAGATGCAGACAAGTTGCAGGCAAGTCAGCATCCTCTATGCAAACTACAGGCGAGCACGGAAACTGGTCGGGGAACACACATTCTTACCTGGTGACCGGGGGGGGTCACTGAGTGGTCTCCAGGTCTGTGTGAGTGGGGGCTGTAAAGAACTAGTTTGTAGAGTATATTGGTCAGAGCTGGCAAGTTAACCGTAGCAGGAAATTTCCACTCAAACTGTAACATTTGATCCACAGTTTAGAATGGATCAATGCAATCTCTgatattttcttcatttgttgAACATATTTGATTTCCAGGAGCAAATTTCCACAAATTGacagagggaaaagaaaaacatttcaaactaaATATCAAACAAGAAGTGCTCCAAGGCAGCTCACACTCTGGGCAATATTTaacagtattgtattttgtatatattaattttgttttctttgttctttttaaacatactttaagagGTTTGTAGGGTATCTAGggtagcatgacagatgtttacacaAATATTGTGTAGGAGTAGGTAATTGATAATGGgtaatgatttttaaataactggacatgaataacttgagcttattataaaATGTCATACTACAGTATGTTTCTAACTAACtatgcagctcattctcttCTTCTTGGCAATACTTTCTTTACAGATATAAAGCATTTTGGTAtgaacttgaaagaaaggcagatgtgaaatgtaaaagtgagatcagaggtcaaatgtgacatgatatttgaatgcaaactataatgtgatatttagaatccccatatatcagtATAATTttctaaatgttgccaatacaaacaaatacagtagaattttaagcagaGTACTACagagacattttatgaaacttGACCTTGAAGTAAGGTGATCTTTAcaatccccatatatcattccctatttcagggatcctcaaatccaggcctcaaggtccagtgtcctgcaggttttagatgtgtccctgatccaacacacctgaatcaaatggctgaattacctcctcagtatgcagtcaagttctccagagtcctgctaatgacttctatatttgactcaggtgtgttgaagcagagacacatctaaaaggtgcaggacaccggccctcgaggcctggatttgaggattcCTGccctgtatgtatatatgctGTCCATGCAGACAATAGCAggaagaaacatagttttaaatagctttatAAAGCATTATTGTCAcattgaccttcagatcaatctattgaccttaaaggagaggtcagaggtcaaatgtgacatgatattttaaatctttttacaatactttttatatgttgacaataGACACCACACggaagaatcatagtttctatgttataa
This sequence is a window from Archocentrus centrarchus isolate MPI-CPG fArcCen1 chromosome 9, fArcCen1, whole genome shotgun sequence. Protein-coding genes within it:
- the LOC115785485 gene encoding guanine nucleotide-binding protein G(q) subunit alpha, coding for MTLESIMACCLSEEAKEARRINDEIERQLRRDKRDARRELKLLLLGTGESGKSTFIKQMRIIHGAGYSDEDKRGFTKLVYQNIFTSMQAMIRATETLKVPYKYEHNKAHANIVREVDVEKVNKFENPYVDAIKSLWNDPGIQECYDRRREYQLSDSTKYYLNSLDRIAEPSYLPTQQDVLRVRVPTTGIIEYPFDLQSVIFRMVDVGGQRSERRKWIHCFENVTSIMFLVALSEYDQVLVESDNENRMEESKALFRTIITYPWFQNSSVILFLNKKDLLEEKIMYSHLVDYFPEYDGPQRDAQAGREFILKMFVDLNPDSDKIIYSHFTCATDTENIRFVFAAVKDTILQLNLKEYNLV